Within Halorubrum lacusprofundi ATCC 49239, the genomic segment TGCTCAAGCTCGGCGGGAGCCTGATCACGGACAAGAACCGCCCGGAGACGCTCGACGACGCGGCGCTCGCCGCGGCCTGCGACGCGGTTGCGAGTGCGCTCGCTGACGGCGCGGTCGATCGGCTCGTCGTCGTCCACGGCGGCGGGAGCTTCGGTCACCACCACGCCAGCGAACACGGCGTCTCGACGACGGCGGGGACCGCCGACGCCGGCGCAGTGATGGACATCCACAGCGCGATGACGGAGCTGAACCGCGCCGTCCTCAACCGGCTCCACGAGCGGGACGTGCCCGCGGTGCCGGTTCACCCACTGTCGCTTTCGGCTCGCCTCGAAGGCCCCGACGGCGACCTCGACCTGCCGCTCTCCTCGACGGCGACGCTGCTCGGCGAGGGGTTCGTTCCCGTGCTCCACGGCGACGGCGTCGCGACCGCGGGGGCCGGCGTCACCGTCGTCTCCGGAGACGAGC encodes:
- a CDS encoding isopentenyl phosphate kinase yields the protein MSADRGASGTERTDDASAPPVVLKLGGSLITDKNRPETLDDAALAAACDAVASALADGAVDRLVVVHGGGSFGHHHASEHGVSTTAGTADAGAVMDIHSAMTELNRAVLNRLHERDVPAVPVHPLSLSARLEGPDGDLDLPLSSTATLLGEGFVPVLHGDGVATAGAGVTVVSGDELVVELAVGLGARRVGVCSTVPGVLDSDGEVIPSIDSFEAVADALGASDATDVSGGMAAKVRELLALDAPAHVFGAAGLEPFLRGEDAGTRID